TACCACCATCCAGAGTTATACTCCAAAGGACTCCTCGCAGAAAATGTGAACTGGATTAGTAAAGATGGAGCCTCTGCTGATTCTTTTAAATGCACGGCAAAATTCCGTTATCGTCAAAAAGATAGTGGAGTGAGCGTAACACTTTTAGAAGGGAATAAAGTCCAAGTTGACTTTGATGAACCACAACGTGCAATTACACCAGGACAAGCGGTCGTCTTTTATGATGGCGAGATATGTCTTGGCGGCGGTACAATAAGTGAAGTCATTAAGGACTGATTTTAACCAATCAGTCCTTTTTCAACGTTAATAACTAAAGGAGCGAATGTACATATGGATAAGAACGAACAAGCAGTTAAACAAATGCAAGAAGGGAAAATCGAAGAAGCGGCGAAATTACTCAATGAGGCAATTGAGGAAAATCCGAAAGATGCCGTTGCGTATACGAATTTCGGAAATTTATTAGCAGCCGTTAATGAAGATGAGAAAGCATTAAACTTTTTTAATAAAGCAATTGAACTAGATGAAAAGCTCGCCACTGCTTATTACGGTAAAGGCAATGTACTATTTAACCAAGAAAAGTATTTAGAAGCAATTGATGTTTACCAAGAAGCGTTATCACACGGCTTAAAAGAAGGTGACGTTTATTACATGTTAGGCATGAGTTTTTACAATTTAAGTGATCTCGCTCGTGCGTTACCGAGTTTGCAAAGGGCAACAGAACTCAACACAGAAGACGTTGATGCGCATTTCCAGTACGCGTTGACACTTGCACAATTAGAACAAGTTGATGAAGCAAAGGAAGCATTTGAACGAGTAATAGAGCTCGATGAAAATCATGCAGACAGTTACTTTAATTTAGGTGTCGCTTATGCTTTTAAAGATGATGCCGCAAAAGCATTAGAAATGTTCAATAAAGCATTAGATATTCAACCAGATCACGTGTTAAGTGCAAATGGGAAACAACAAATGGAACAAGTGTTAAATAACGAAGAATAACGAAAGTAGGTTTCATAATGACAGAGGCCGCCATCCATGAAGAAAAAGATTATATAAAAGGAGAACTACTCCATCAAATTTATCATAATGAAGATTCTCTCTATACCGTTGCTAAGTTGAAGGTAAAGAAGTCATCCTATGAACAGATCGATTCAGAGATTACCGTTGTTGGTACAATGCCAAACTTAGAAAAAGACATTACGTACCTTTTTTACGGCTATTTTAAAGACCATCCACGCTTTGGCAGACAATATCAAGTCGAGCAGTTTCAAAAACTACTACCAGAAACCGAGCAAGGTATCATTCTTTATTTATCGAGTGATCGTTTTCCAGGCGTGGGGAAAAAAACAGCCGAAAACATCGTTGATACACTAGGTAAAAATGCGATCTCAGTTATATTACAAGATCGTGAAGTATTAAATAAAGTGGCAAACTTAAAGCCTGAAAAAGCAGACCAAATCCATCAAACGTTATTAGAAGACCAAGGAATCGAACAAGTCTTAGTGAAGCTTTATGAATATGGCTTTGGACTGCAACTAGCTATTAAAGTGTATCAAGCTTATAAGATGGATGCGTTAAAAGTGATTGAAACAAACCCATATCAAATGATTGAAGACGTACAAGGAATCGGATTTGCAAAAGCAGATGTGATTGGGCGAAAACAAGGATTAACAGGTAATCATCCAGACCGGATTCGCGCGGCGGTTCTTTTCTTACTTTATGAACATTCGCTTAATAATGGCCATGTTTATGTAGGAAATGAGCAAATGATTGAAGATGCGAAAGATTTATTAGAAAAAGAAAGTGATGTAACGATATCTCACTTGGAAATCGCAGATCAAATCATTCAGTTAGGAGAAGAAAATAAACTCGTTGTAGAAGAGAAAAAAATGTTTATGCCTTCTCTTTATTATGCTGAACAAGGGATCGTTACAAACATTCATCGCCTTTTAAAAGAAGATCAGGAGCTTGAAGAGTATCCAGAGTCAGAGTTTTTAAAAGCGTTAGGGGATGTTGAAGAAGAGCTTGGCATTACGTATGCTCCTTCTCAAAAAACAGCGATTCAAGAAGCCCTTCACTCTCGAGTCATGATTTTAACGGGTGGACCAGGAACGGGGAAGACAACGGTAATTAAAGGATTGATTGAGGTATTCAGTGATTTAAAAGGAATCTCGGTTGATCCTGAAGACTATGATAAAAAATCCCCCTTTCCAGTTTTAATGGCTGCGCCGACAGGTCGTGCAGCGAAGCGAATGACAGAATCAACTGGTCTACCAGCATCAACGATCCACCGTCTTCTCGGTTATAAAGGTAATGAAGATGAGTTTGAATACGATGAGTACGAGCAGCTTGAAGGTGATCTTTTAATCATTGATGAAATGTCGATGGTGGATACATGGCTTGCCAATCAACTTTTTAAAGCAGTACCAGATCATATGCAAGTCATTATGGTAGGGGACGAAGATCAGCTTCCATCTGTTGGTCCAGGCCAAGTGTTTACCGACTTTTTAGCATCAAAGCAAATACCATCGGTAAAACTGACTGATATCTATCGACAATCAGATGGTTCAAAAATTATTGAGTTCTCTCACCAAATTAAAGAGGGTGCGTTACCTGGAAAAATTGATGGAGAAAGTAAAGACCTTCGTTTTTTCCCATGTGACCAACCACAAGTGCCTGAAGCGGTTGAGAAAATTTGTAAAGGAGCTATTTCTCGTGGATTTACCGCGAAAGAAGTTCAAGTATTAGCACCAATGTATCGTGGGATTGCAGGGGTAGAAAACTTAAATGATATGCTACAGAAGCTGTTTAACCCTCCATCAGACCAAAAACGAGAGGTTCCATTTGGAAACGTTGTATATCGTAGTGGCGATGTTGTCTTGCAACTTGTCAACAACCCTGAAGAAAATGTATATAATGGTGACCGTGGAGAAATTGTTGCGATTTTTACAGAAAAGGAAAATACGGATGGCGAGATAAAAATTGTTATTTCCTTTGATGGTATTGAAGTGACCTATTCGAAGCAAGATTTAACACAAATTACTCATGCCTATTGTTGTTCGATCCATAAATCACAAGGTAGCGAATTCCCAATTGTCATTATGCCAGTAGTAAAAGGATATTACCGGATGTTAAGAAAAAAATTAATTTATACGGGGATTACAAGGGCAAAAGACTTTTTACTTTTATGTGGAGATTGGAATGCACTTGAGATGGCGGTTGGAAATAACAATGATGTAGAACGAAATACAACGTTGAGAGATAAATTAAATGAGCGGGGAATGGAAGAAGAATACTAGCATGAGAAATCGGGTGTAACCTAAGACTAAGAATGTTCGAAGGGAGGAGCTTCCTTTGCGAACATCACAAAAGGTCAAGGGTGCACCTGTTTTTTTGTCTGATCATAATTTTCAAATCGGGAAAGTGGCAGATTTAGTTTTATCTGAAGACAAAGCACAAGTATTAGGTTATTGGGTACGCACAGAACAGCACTGGTGGTCACGCAATCACTTCCTACCTTTAGAGCGCATCTCATATGAAAAAGGAAGAGAAATCTATTGCAAAAATGGAACCATGTTAACACCATTAAAACGGAGAAAAAGGTTCTATGATGGAAGCGATCATTTTTTTGGGAAACCACTCTTGGAACAAGATGGGGCAATGATCGGGATTATTGAAGATGTATATTTTCTTCCAGAAACGGGCAAGATTGTAGGGTATGAACTGACCGAAGGGCTTTTTACAGATATTACTAAAGGAATTAAGGTATTTAAAACACAAATTCCTTTAAAGCGTGTAAATGAAGCCTTTATGGTTCGGACGGAAACATGATTGCCAGGAGGTTTCACATATGCGGTGCCCAAATTGTAAAGGGAAAGATATAGGAAAGATTGGTACTAACCAATATTATTGCTGGAGTTGTTTTATTGAACTTTCAATTTCTAACGGACGCTTTTGTCTTCATCAAGTAGAAGCTGACGGGTCTCTAAGCTCCCTTGATGACTTATTTGAAGAAGAAGAGCGGCTTATTGATTAAGTTGTATAATGACAGGTGGTGACAACAATGAGAGTATTGGCATCTCTTGTCGCATTAGGTGTTGGAGCTTATGCATACGCCACGAATATGGACAACAAATCAAGAAAGCGTTGGAAAAAACGTTTAGGTACGATGGATTTTAGTACGCTCGAAGAGATGATTCCAAACAAGCGTTCAATGAAACGTATGCAGAAACGAATGACAAAAGCATTGACGTAATAATTGGGAATAAGTCGGCTCACGAATGAGTCGACTTCTTTTCCATATTTGTTCACAAAATTGTACGGGACCTGGTCCTTGACAATTTTGTGAACAAACCGAGGGAGTCGTATCCAAACGTTAAGACCCATCATTCAAAACGATTAACAGCATGTCAATGCCAATTCATTTGGAGGGGGTACAATTGGAAAATGCGATGATAAAATGGATGTATCGCCTCATCCTTTTCCTATTAATTGGATTATTCATTATCCTCTTGCTGTACTTATTTTCACTTATTCAACCAGTCATTCATGTAGTATTTCGGATCTTGATGCCGTTTTTGTTTGCTGGCTTTATTGCTTACTTAATCCACCCTTTTATTTTTCGATTAGAGAAAAGAAAAATACCACGCTCAATTGCAATACTTATTGTGTATGGAGTGTTTATTTTAGTTTTTTCTTGGGTAGTTTTAAAGCTTACGCCTTATGTTATAAAAGAAGGTCAAGAATTTATTAACCAACTTCCTGAAATGACAAATACATATCGTAATTTTGTCGGTACCGTAAATGATACGACTTCAACATTACCGGATTCATTTCAAGAGCGAGCAGAGCAATGGATCGCAAGTGGTGAAGCGATGATTGCAGATATGTTAATCGGGGTAAGTGCGGTTATTAGACAGCTGTTTGATTGGTTGATCTTTCTTATTGTTGTGCCCTTCCTCACCTTTTATTTACTCAAAGATATGGAGCTGGTAAAAAAAGTTGTTTGGTACTTTACACCTGTCCGTTTTCGAAAAGAAGGGTATAAGCTAATTCGTGAGATTGACCATTCACTAGGGAATTACATTAGAG
The Bacillus shivajii DNA segment above includes these coding regions:
- a CDS encoding tetratricopeptide repeat protein, with protein sequence MDKNEQAVKQMQEGKIEEAAKLLNEAIEENPKDAVAYTNFGNLLAAVNEDEKALNFFNKAIELDEKLATAYYGKGNVLFNQEKYLEAIDVYQEALSHGLKEGDVYYMLGMSFYNLSDLARALPSLQRATELNTEDVDAHFQYALTLAQLEQVDEAKEAFERVIELDENHADSYFNLGVAYAFKDDAAKALEMFNKALDIQPDHVLSANGKQQMEQVLNNEE
- the recD2 gene encoding SF1B family DNA helicase RecD2 produces the protein MTEAAIHEEKDYIKGELLHQIYHNEDSLYTVAKLKVKKSSYEQIDSEITVVGTMPNLEKDITYLFYGYFKDHPRFGRQYQVEQFQKLLPETEQGIILYLSSDRFPGVGKKTAENIVDTLGKNAISVILQDREVLNKVANLKPEKADQIHQTLLEDQGIEQVLVKLYEYGFGLQLAIKVYQAYKMDALKVIETNPYQMIEDVQGIGFAKADVIGRKQGLTGNHPDRIRAAVLFLLYEHSLNNGHVYVGNEQMIEDAKDLLEKESDVTISHLEIADQIIQLGEENKLVVEEKKMFMPSLYYAEQGIVTNIHRLLKEDQELEEYPESEFLKALGDVEEELGITYAPSQKTAIQEALHSRVMILTGGPGTGKTTVIKGLIEVFSDLKGISVDPEDYDKKSPFPVLMAAPTGRAAKRMTESTGLPASTIHRLLGYKGNEDEFEYDEYEQLEGDLLIIDEMSMVDTWLANQLFKAVPDHMQVIMVGDEDQLPSVGPGQVFTDFLASKQIPSVKLTDIYRQSDGSKIIEFSHQIKEGALPGKIDGESKDLRFFPCDQPQVPEAVEKICKGAISRGFTAKEVQVLAPMYRGIAGVENLNDMLQKLFNPPSDQKREVPFGNVVYRSGDVVLQLVNNPEENVYNGDRGEIVAIFTEKENTDGEIKIVISFDGIEVTYSKQDLTQITHAYCCSIHKSQGSEFPIVIMPVVKGYYRMLRKKLIYTGITRAKDFLLLCGDWNALEMAVGNNNDVERNTTLRDKLNERGMEEEY
- a CDS encoding PRC-barrel domain-containing protein, translated to MRTSQKVKGAPVFLSDHNFQIGKVADLVLSEDKAQVLGYWVRTEQHWWSRNHFLPLERISYEKGREIYCKNGTMLTPLKRRKRFYDGSDHFFGKPLLEQDGAMIGIIEDVYFLPETGKIVGYELTEGLFTDITKGIKVFKTQIPLKRVNEAFMVRTET
- a CDS encoding DUF2797 domain-containing protein, with the protein product MRCPNCKGKDIGKIGTNQYYCWSCFIELSISNGRFCLHQVEADGSLSSLDDLFEEEERLID
- a CDS encoding DUF3918 family protein is translated as MRVLASLVALGVGAYAYATNMDNKSRKRWKKRLGTMDFSTLEEMIPNKRSMKRMQKRMTKALT
- a CDS encoding AI-2E family transporter, which encodes MENAMIKWMYRLILFLLIGLFIILLLYLFSLIQPVIHVVFRILMPFLFAGFIAYLIHPFIFRLEKRKIPRSIAILIVYGVFILVFSWVVLKLTPYVIKEGQEFINQLPEMTNTYRNFVGTVNDTTSTLPDSFQERAEQWIASGEAMIADMLIGVSAVIRQLFDWLIFLIVVPFLTFYLLKDMELVKKVVWYFTPVRFRKEGYKLIREIDHSLGNYIRGQLTVCIIVGIIAFIGFTLIDLPYATLLAIFVGATNIIPYFGPIIGGIPVLIVALTESFHLVLFALLVNFTIQTIEGNILAPLIVGKSVHMHPVMIIFALIVGGEIAGIVGLIIAVPLLTVFKVILLHVRRIFRERKGVYY